The DNA window ATTATGCTGATCTCCAGGTAATCTGTGTGGTCAGTAGACCTGTGGTTTGGCTCGAACTTGCATCATAAATTATGATCCAGCATTCAGTTCAGCAGAGCTGTGGTTGGTCTGGAAAAGCTGCGTTGCGCTACAGTTAATAACGTTTACACCAGCTTGGTAGTGCAAATGATCAGCAAAATCTACACCATATAGGAGCTGGCACACGCCTCACCACAGGCTCAACCAGAGTGTCTTTATGAGGAGCAAACTAAAATATGCCCCAATATGTCTATTTACATGGCCATCAAAGTGTCCTATCTTTGATCATTCTCATGAATCCCTCAATACATTAAGATCTAAGAAGAACGTGGCTTGTCCATTATTCACGAGAGATTTTATAGTATGATTTTTGATcattgcatataaaaaaaaaaacaaaaaaaaacctgcagtttAATATTTTGCCAAATAAAAAGGTGGTAATTGAAGCTCAACTCTGGatataaaaacacaaaatagaAAGTATTCTGGATCTCAGGAAGTTAGGAGGAGGTCACATGACTTTTTACACAATTCTGATACTCAGAAAAGCTTTTGGCTGCAGCTTTACATTCAGGATTTGATGCACATACGCCCTAATATGCAAACACACTTGATGCAGAGCTTGTGCTTTTCTGGGTAAGGTGTGGTGTATATATTCGAATTTAAAGAAAAAGTTAACCAGCATTTTCAAGACCGGTCTTACAGCCACGACCAAATCCTGGCCAAAATGTTCACATCCAGTTTGTGCTGGATGTTTGTGAAGGAAAAGTGCCCCCTCTGTACCAAACCACAGGCTTGAGGGCGGATGTTACAGTTCAGCAATTTAGAGTCACACCTCTGCCTTCCTGTTCCTTGTGAATTTGATCATTTGTCAATGTTCAAACCAGCACTAGAGCAGAATGTTAATACACTAGTATTGGTACACAAAGTCCTCCACACAGTGCATTCAGTATATGCAGGAGAACAGACCAGCACATTCAGTTCAATAGGGAAGTGCAGTGGGGCTCTGCTGTCTTAATTTTCAGTTTTAAGTGTAATATGAAACAAAAAGGGAAAGAATGAATAAAAGGAAGCccgtcaccagaactcagcatatcagccCCATCTGCAGAttgttagggtcatctgaatcaccAGTTTTGTCAACTTTCAAGCAAGCTCTTTGGAGATACGAGAAAGTTGCCATTGCCAAGAGGCAATATCAAAGATCTCATTTGCGGATTGGCATAACCGGCACTGTCTTGGCAACAGAGCCACTGAATGACATAGAAAACAACTTTCTAGTCAggactggggcgatatgctgggtgcTGGTGATAGCCGCCTCtacctacctcatagattgtaagctcgtgagcagggccctcagtcccattgtgtgaaatgacgttctttgttttgtatctgtctgtatctgaaccctacaaattgtacagcgctgcggaatatgttggcgctatataaataaaatttattattatataaaagagAAATTGCTGTGCTTTCTTAATGTTGTGAATTTTCTATGTTTCAGGCTCTTTAAAGAACTGAAGCGAACCGATCAACTACTTACCTGATGGATTAGGCCTGTTATTGCTGAACTAGATCTAGAAGTGAGATTTGGTGTAATGTAACCAATTCCTTTCAATAGAATTCAAGTCATGGATCGCTGAAGCTTGTTCCAGGAACCTATTCTCCTCAAATGAATACACACACCAAAAAGGTATTTATAGTGGATGGTAATACTTACAATGAGGAAACAGGCACCAAGAATGACAGCTTTTATCTTAACATCAAGGTCCATGGGGAACTGAACCCCAAAGTTATCAGCGTCTGTAAAATACTCCTTGACGAGTCCAGTCCATTGTTTAGAAACCCTTCCAACAACAGAGCTCTCATCCAGGGACTTCAGCTACGAAGAGAAAAAGTAGGAAAGTCATTACAAATCAGCAAAAGGGGTTAAAAGACCACCACCATTTCTTGAGTCGTCCAAAGTGAATTGTAAAATAAGGGTTTACATTAACCTAACAAGGGGTTGGAGGAAATACTGACAGGTTCCTACATGGAACTAGGCTTCACTATGAAATACTGCACAGTTTACagatttttcttcttcttctttaaaTGGAGTTCTGCATAAAGAGGAGtgcctgctgtgcagcttccctcCCAATTCTTCCTGTCATCTCACAGGACTCTGGAGCCAAagttacgctagattcacactagcgcccggagtccattctgagctttccgtcttctgcatgtagaagacggaaagctgtcagactgggtccggccgtgagcgctggtgagcgttttatgctctccgccgcaaaacagttttttttaaaccggacacagagtactgcatgtccgactgtcagatttcacggcagagagcataaaaaacgctcaccggcgctcatggccagacatccttcaaacccattcaaatgaatgggtatgaaagtcatgtaggtttccgtctcctgctcagttctgggcaggaaatggaaacctgcacgaacggagtccgggcgcagatatgaacgagcccttaggaccAATTTTTTGGGTggattcaaaataaaaaaaaaaacaaacaaaaaaatccagGTTGTTTGCTGCAGGGTACAACCTTTCAATTGTGGAGAGTGGAAGTCAAgggtgaaatctacaccagttgttGCAGGTGTTGCTATTGCTCACAATCTGCCACAACCACTCCCTCCGCACCCCATTCTTATTGTGAAAATACTCTTCACATTTGTTGTTTTATAGGTCagcgtgtttttttttccaatacatACTATAGTAACATAAAATACCACTCCGCTTGCTACATACAGATTTTAAAAGATCTTTCACATTCTGATCAATGTGCAGTTCTATGTAGTGCTAGAAATCTGACCGTGCacagaattcagtgcattgttggctttcccagCATGTGTCCCAGTGCTGGACATTGGGCTCCAGACTACAACCAATTTCACCCTTATTATAATCAACTTCTAGGTGCCAGCTATACTAAGAAGTGTAGACCTCTATCCTGCTATGCCAGTCggacactgttagtattgtatttgttttgtatattttgtgttctGTATAAACCCTCAGATGTAcaacatcatggaattaataatgcacagcaccatggaatataatgtacagcaccatgcaattaatggTGCAATAACAAACACTTCATATGAGAGAACGGTGTTACAGTCACAATCATTTAAAAAgctatacattttttttgcaaaacattAAATACCTCAAAGTTCACATCTGAACAGCAACTACAAGGGATGCAAGGTCCATGCAGTTTAAGAATATCCTCCTCTCTTTCATTCTGTATAGTAAACTTGGGTAGACACGGGTGCCATTTCTGTTTGACATAGCCAATTATATTTCCAGGAGGCGCTTGCACTTCAAGCTGAAAGGAGGAAAGAAAGATAGTGTTACCAATAAGATGGTACTAACCATGAAATAACCTGAAGTGTCATTGtcataaaaaaatactgtattaTTCTAGCTCAGTGGTTGTGAGATGACATTGATCAGGGTTACAGTTGTGGGTCTCCTCTACAGCAGAGGGAAGCACCTGCCTACAATGGGTGTGTATACACACACCTTTCACATTGGGAGAAGAATTTTTCTCgacttggggggtggggggtattTCGCTAGAACTTTGTTCACAAGCGGCTACTTAGCTTGAAGAGACTGAAAAGCATTGTCGAAGATACATTATTAAGTCAACTGTCcattacattgaacatgtggtCTGATCTGCTGGCAGCATGGTACACAACAGGAGAATCTGAGCAGGTTGATATAAATAAGTCACAAGTTGTACTGAAtcctttcccacaaaactatatatctcaGCTGCTTCTATGCTTACAAGTCCACAGTTGTGGTCCTACTCATTTGTTTGCAGCCATCTCTGTATGCTCATTCATACATAAAGGTCTTTAACCACTGAGTGAAAAGGCCTACTAGACAAATGAGCATAGGAAGATTGTGTTTAACCTGTAACATTTCTttttccacaaaactatatattgaCCTGCTCAACTCTTCCTCTATAACAATGCTGGTCAATTGGATAGCATCTTCATGGTTCCTTTTAAAGGGtacctttcacatcctctggcACTGGCAGtttaatatactgctagaaagatgACACATATCCCTTCACCATCAGCTAGGTGGGCCTTAATGCTCAACATCGTCGCTGGGTGGTACTAAGGAACATCCCTCTGGCAGTACAAAGCTATGGAATAGTATTGTCGGGGGCAGGTGGGGCAAAACTATTGCCGATTGCTTCCTAAAACTGAGGCACATctacacattcatttcaatggcattaAGCTATGTGCCAGATgcaacctatggacaggtgtggcatggTCTTGCCTCCTGAGTTTTTGTTGAATACATGGAGTTGCAAGATCTTATTCAGTTATTCCACAAGAGCTAAGCAGGCAATCCATCCATCAATATAGAAGAAGTTTTCTTGTGGCACTGGGAGACTTCACTCATTCCCTTTATTTCATCCAACACTCTATGAAAGAGCAGGGGTTCTAAAGCGCTCCCCATACAGATATATCACTTTATACATCAATGTCACTTTAGTCAATTTTCCTCCACAACTGTTGAAGTTATTTTTCCTTACATCCATGAGAAGTCAGATATTTACACTTTACGCTACCTGGGTTTATAAGAAAGAGATAACAAGCAAAAGCCTAACAGGATATTTGGGGCAAACTTTGGAGCTCATTAAGCTTATTCTGGTGATGTGAATACAATGTATAAAGCATCATGTGTCAGATAGAAGTTATGTTCCCCTAgtgatagcccttatataaacaaTAGGAATAACTTCCAATACATACTTTCTGCAGACAGCAGGGGAAACAGCAGGAAGAGCATCTGTAAGGTCGGATGAGCCGAATTATTTCCCGACCACTGTTATCACAAATGGTCATAGCAAATGAGCGAGCCGGTCCACAGAAGTTGCGAGTACAGCAATCGTTTTCTTCTGCAGCGAAGTATACTCTCTGACCCATGCTATTCTTTATCTCATACTTGTTATTGGTTTCAAAGCCAGTGAAAGcttaagatggagagaagagaaaCAGTAAACaattctatatataaatattactataaagGTTCACATGTATGGCTTATGGACTGGTAATACAGGCGCTCAGTGACTCCATGAGTTTACACACAAAGCATTTCATTGGTTGCTCCTCCCTTAAAGACATTTCATGTCCTTGGtcccatgcggttttatatagcgCTAGAAAGCAGAGTGCGCCGAATTCAGTAACTTTGAGTGTAACTTGACGCTCAGTTGTATTTAAAGATCCCACCATTTTAGGACATAATATAATTACTTGTTCAGCTTTTACCAGTGGAGGCCAAAAGCACTTTTGGCTTCCATCAGATGAATAAATCTTCTAGATATTCTTCTCATATGCTGGAAGCTCTTCCTAGTATACAGGCAATAGGATGTGAACAGGATCACAGACAGGCTTTGCCCAGAGGTCTGCGCCCTATGTTAACTATGCAACATGTAAATCAGTTTATATTAAAAATACTTagtttaaaagggattctactattaaaacactttcctggttgacacgtaggaataaccttaaaggctattattctcccacctttagaggtcttctccgcgccaccattccgtagaaatcccggtttttagtctgtatgcaaatgatttctctcgcagcactgggggtgtcccaatgctgcgagagaactctccagcgacgcttccatcttcttcaggaacattcttttcaccacgtcttcttccgatgcAGTCGGTGaagcttgtaggcctcgggcagagctgactgcgcatggccacaacgacaagaaaaatggctgcttacacagtaagcaagcagctattttcttgtggcctgtggcatgcacagtaggctctgcccgaggcctacaagtttcaccgcctgcaccggaagacgacacggtgaagaggacgttcctgaagatggaagcgtcgctgaagagttctctcgcaccattgtggacgcccccagtgatgcaagagaactcatttgcataaccaggatttctacggaatggcggcaccgagaagacatctaaaggtaggaaggcagaagaagaatagcctttttaagcctattcctacatgtcagccagaaaaatatattataatatatatatatatatatatatatatatatatatatatatatatatatatatatatatatatattagagcccctttaaattttacaTTCGGACTTGTGCTTTTTTTTGAAGTATAACCTACCTTCTAATAGCTCTACTTGTTGATGGACAAGAAGTTGGTCTATCTGCCAAAATCAAAGCATAAATAAATCAGAAAAATATTTAAGATCTAGGTTAGAATATCTGCTCATGGTTTTTGCAGCATAACATAAATGTATGAAAGTCCATAGCAAGTACACCCTGCAAATGATATACAGGGCCATTGCTAAGTCTGCTAAAAATAAGCAAGCTTGTATCAAGGATGATGCTTGTGGTGTGCCAAACAACTTAGGCTATATGCACATGGGTCCATAAAAACAGCACGGATAACAGATTGCGATCCGCGTGTCATCTGTGGTTTTCCctgacccatacattgaaaaAGAATTGACAGTCGCACAATATAGACAGGTATAGCTCCTGTTCCATATTTTACAGCAGTTCAATTCGACCTGTGGACAGCCACAAAAACTACaattgtgtgtatgggcccattgaaatgtggTCTGTACTTTTATTGCAAATAagtatggttgtgtgcatgaggcctaagatgACACAGTTGCTATTGACTCTAGTATTTGGGGCAATGCAAACTGTCCAGACAGGTACAAAACCCTTCTGCCACTCATGAAGTGCAGAAAGAAATTCTGGGGACCTCTTTAAATCCCCCATTTTAGACATCTCccatacaaacacacaataacttctttttttcaaatataaaatgtaatgtatAACTTGAAAACATACCAGACTTGTGTAATAAAGCCAGGCAATAGTGATTATAGTATGTACATAATAATCCTATACAACGTCACTGTTATTCAAAACATTGCCCTCCATTTACCTGGCACAGATATTCTAATCCTGGTGGACAGTTGGGATCTGCCGGAGGTGCTGGCATCCACGCAGATGTAGGGCCGCCAGGACCCATTGGCTGGTTTTGAACAGGAGGGCCCCCTGCATATGGGCCATAGTTCGGCTGACCGGGTGGACCTAAAGTTGATAAGCAAAATTCAAGATTCAACCTATGCCTACAAAATGTCAAAAGTATTGAGTCTAGCAGTCATCCTACATGAATTTACTTTGAAACTTGTAGTGTCGCTGTAATATTACTTCAAAGTTCCCACGTTTGCAGACATGTATCAAAGAAACAAACTACTGTATATGAGCACTACTAAATCAAACAGTTTAAGCAACAAATGGCTAATATTTCAGCTTTTCATACTACGTACATGCAAACATGTTCTAATCCACCCCAACATGCTCCAAATATCAGATCAATtcatcagggctgtggagttggagtcggggccCATTTTGGGTGGAGATGGAAAGAAAAAGCGACCAACTCAGATTTCAAACAAATTagatttataaaatatataataaaatataatgttgCATATTTACTATAATAGAAATCATTGTCTAATGAATTAGAGACACATTACTGGGTATGTGACCAgggttgtcagccatttatgaaagagTTGCAGTcaagctgtgggaaaaatcggaGTTTGGCTGAACACCACCACAGCTCTGATGTAATACAATCAGTTATTCTGTAAATGAAACTAGACATTGCCAAGAAAATGACAAACCAAGCATGTCTGAAACACTCTGCTTGTTCTGGTTTCTTTAGGACTTTGACAACCAAGAGTTTCCAGCATTCAGAAAGTGATGACTTATTCtgacaataggtcatcaatattacactTCAATCACCAGAGATCAATGGCCGCCAGAACTAGCATGTTGTCCCACTCCCCATCCCGGTTCATTCCAACACAGAAAGGGAACTTTGTACAGAGGCAGCCAGTTCCCGTCCAGCATATGCCAAAACAGAAATAAGAAGCAAGTCCTCCACAGACGTGGAGTGGAACCAGCGCTGAGATCAGATCAGGGCAGCCATTTTTTCTGCTCGTTATACCCCAGTGTCACCACAAACTTTTGATCTTTGTGCTTTATTCAGTCAATGGTGTCAATGCAATGGTTTTGCCCGGTCACCTGCTCAGCACATCACAGTGTATGTGGCCTAGCTTGAGCACCCATTACAGCTCTTCTGCACAGTGCCAAAAAGCAGGATCTCACCTGGGCTACACAGATCATAAAGAATACCAATGACACAAAGCTTGAAATACATAACCAGCGTCCGGCAGGTCACATCAAGCCTTACGGGAATAGTTTGGGGTGTGGAGAGCGGCTTCTGACACCGACTCTGGAGATCTTTCTAACTGTTTTCTTAAGACTTAAGAGTCCATTTGTGCACTAGAAGGGCAGGatacaggtactgggaggggtttAGGGGGCACAAAGTCCCAGACAATTTTTGTTTCATACACGTAAAACTAACTATCTGGTTTAACAACCCAGGTGACGTTAGacctactgaaaaaaaaaaaaaaaaaatctttagtaGCAGCATGGGGGACAAGATTTAGGGCAAGTACATACAGCAGAAAATTAACAATTTGAGGTGGACTTCCACTTTAAATGCCTTTTACATTTCTGCCCCTCCAGTCCCCTCTGCAATCTTTCCCTTCTgagaaacagatgaagaaacctTATCAGAGAAGGGGCTCGAAATGTGGGTTCTGCTAAATCAGACACAGAATCTGCCTATTTTTTCAGTGGCCTGCTTTCATCTCTGCTagattcacacacatacacagtcacaAATTCAACACTGTTCACTATTTGGGTGAACAGAAACCTAGATTTCATGCAGCAGTCACTTTATAGTCAGTTCTCGGTTTCCTGTGTAACGGGACCTTTATAaagagactaaaaaaaaaaaataaagaccaacAAGTGAGGTATTACAGGAAGTGTATAGAGGCACTTTCTGTAACGAAGACAAAACCTAATTACATCACATCTATGTAACTGCAATCCTTTAATCCTTACAACATTAACAGCCAAATGTGGATACCCAGCCATTAGTGACCAACTAGGAAACCAACAGTATCAGACGGAGGATGTCAGTTGACATCAGCGGAAGTATCAGATGTTCAATGCAAACACAAACTAATCACAGAATTCTAACAAGATGGGATAGACAACTAGGTCCTAAAAACCACAATTTATAATAATTGAGCTAGAACCATCCAAGCACTTGATAGAGTAGTCacttacgggggggggggggggggaaagcagATTACAAAATAAAATCTGCTGAAAATAAAGATGGGCATCTCGCCAATAAAGATGTAATTTGTACAAATGCCATGCATATACATATGAATGATCCGAGTAAGGTTGATAATAACCCAAGCCCAGTCAAACAGTAACATGCAGCCTATGTCACCGCTTACCTTGGTAAGCTCCGGGCGGGGGTTGTCCATATCCATAAGGACCTTGCATAGCTGGAGGTGGGTATCCTGGAGCGGGGTAATTCATTGGTGGATATCCTGGACCTGGGTTCATGGCAGGAGCATAACCATTTCCAGAATTTGGGTTTTGACCATATGGTCCATCTAAAATGTACACAATGTAAATTTAAAGTCATGTACTGTATGCAAGTAAAGGAGTTTCTGggagcctcatgttgaagacatGGCCttaggagaggagatagataagagactAAGAGACTGCAGCCTccagacccattcacttgaaagtaaGAAACTTCTAGTCTAGCACCAATACCCATGTCTCATTCAATTCACCAAGATCACTTGATTTTCCCATTCTAATGTGGATTCGGTCACACTGATCTATGGAAAAATGTGCTCACTTGATATGCTGCACCCCATACAGAGAATCTCCAATCTTGAAAGTGCAGGGACTGGAATAATAATCCCCACTCCATATACAATTACTTCTCCCcaacaactatatactaaaatcaCTGGACAGTTTTGACTGCattttctctctctatatattattgcattgtacttttggtgttaaaaaaaaaaaaaaaaaaagttttccttcTATAGCGGGCATGCTCTCACATGCAGCACACTGTGCAATCCATCACTCAGCATAAAAACAGTCAGTGTGTCTGACAGATAAGTCAGTATGTAATCCTTATCCCTGTTCTTCTGTGGGCTCACACACTCATGC is part of the Leptodactylus fuscus isolate aLepFus1 chromosome 3, aLepFus1.hap2, whole genome shotgun sequence genome and encodes:
- the LOC142196756 gene encoding phospholipid scramblase 2-like, producing the protein MEMKDGPYGQNPNSGNGYAPAMNPGPGYPPMNYPAPGYPPPAMQGPYGYGQPPPGAYQGPPGQPNYGPYAGGPPVQNQPMGPGGPTSAWMPAPPADPNCPPGLEYLCQIDQLLVHQQVELLEAFTGFETNNKYEIKNSMGQRVYFAAEENDCCTRNFCGPARSFAMTICDNSGREIIRLIRPYRCSSCCFPCCLQKLEVQAPPGNIIGYVKQKWHPCLPKFTIQNEREEDILKLHGPCIPCSCCSDVNFELKSLDESSVVGRVSKQWTGLVKEYFTDADNFGVQFPMDLDVKIKAVILGACFLIDFMFFEQKGNKD